A window of Plantibacter sp. PA-3-X8 genomic DNA:
ACGCTGCATCCCACGATCCCCGCGGCGGAACTGCGGGTCCGCGCGCTCGCGGGATTCGGACTGATCAACTCCACGTCCCACAGCACCTCCCTCGGCAGGAACGAGGCCGGGACACCCGACCGCGAGGCGGTGCGCTCGACGCTCGAGCGGATGGCACTGGCCGCCCTGCTCGCCGCGTGAGGACGCGGGACAGGTTCAGTCGACGAGCACGGACAGGACGTTCCCCGCTGGATCGGTGAACCAGGCGATGTCCGGGCCGTTCCCGCGCATGATCCCCTTCGCATCCGTCGGCAGGACGTCGTCGGGGTAGAGCTTCGTCACCACACCGCGGGCCTGCAGCTCGTCGACCGCCGTGTCGATGTCGTCGACCACGAGGTTCAGCACGGTGAACGAGGCTGGTGTGTGGTCAGGCTTCCCGTAGACGAGCACCGACCCGCCGGCGGGCAGCGCCACGTCCAGGAATCCCATGGCGTTGTCGGTGACCGTGAGACCGAGGACGTCCCGGTAGAACGCCCTCGCCGCGTCGATGTCGTCGACCGAGAACCCGCTGAAGACATCCGTGTAGGTGACCATGAGCCGCTCCTTTGCTGATTCCCGATGCGTACACGATGCACGATGCCACGTCGCGGCCGTCGCGTCCAGGCCCGAACGGCCGCCGGGGCCGGCGAGCGCGAGGGCCTGGACTCGACGATCACACCATCGTCAGGACCATCGCCGGATCGGAGAGCATCGTCCCGAGGTCGACGAGGAACCGGGACCCCTGCTCTCCGTCGATGAGCCGATGGTCGAACGACAGCGACAGGGTCACGACCTGCCGGAGCACCACTTGCCCCTCGAACTCCCACGGGCGGCGGCGCACGGCTCCGAGCGCGATGATCGCGGCCTCGCCGGGGTTGAGGATGGGCGTCCCCGCGTCGACGCCGAAGACGCCGACGTTGGAGATCGTGATCGTGCCACCACGGAGTTCCGCCGGGGCGGTGCGTCCCTCGCGGGCCGTGCGCACGAGGTCCGCCACGGCGTCCGCGAGTTCGAACAGGCTGAGCTCCTCGGCCCGTGCGATGTTCGGGACGAGGAGCCCCCGCGGCGTCGCTGCGGCGATCCCGAGTCCGACGTGCCCGTACTCGACGATCTCCCCGGCAGCCTCGTCCCAGCTCGCGTTGACCGCGGGAGTGCGTCTCACGGCGATGCACACCGCTTTGGCGAGGACGGTCAGGATGTTGACCCGGTGGTCCCCGGTCCGAGGCGAGCGGGCGAGCGCGTCCAGCAGGGACATCGTCGGCGTCACGTCGACCGTCAGGAACTCCGTGACGTGGGGCGCCGTGAACGCACTGTTCACCATCGCCTCGGCGGTCCGGCGCCTGACCCCCGTGATCGGCCGACGCACCGACCCATCGGCCGCCGTGGCCGGCGCCTCTGGGGTCCCGGCCGGTGCCGCTCCCGCTCCGCGAGCACGCTCCGGCAGCTGCCCGCTCAGGCCGGTCGCAGCGCGCTCGACCTCCTCACGCGCGATCCGACCACCGACACCGGTGCCGACGAGCGTTCCGAGGTCGACGCCCAGATCGCGCGCGAGTCGCCGGACCGGCGGTGTCGCGCGGGGCCGGGAACGCTCCGGCACCGGGGCGGTGTGCGCCGGGGCAGGTGTGTCATCGCCGGCGGACCGGGCACGACGCCGTGGCCGTTCACCGCTCGCCGTGCGAGGGCCGTAGCCGACGAGGACCGGCTCGCGGTCCGCAGCCCCACTCGGACGGTCGACCTCCGCTCGGTCGGCCTCGGGGACCGACGGGGGCGGAGCGGTCTCACCATCGGGCGCGAAGTCGACGAGCGCTTCGCCGACGAGGACCGTCGTCCCCGGTTCGACGTGGAGCCTCGTGACCACGCCGGCGGTCGGCGCGGGCAGTTCGACGAGCGCCTTCGCGGTCTCGACCTCGGCGATCACCTGGTTGAGCTCGACGTGGTCGCCGACGGCGACGCGCCAGGACACGAGTTCGCTCTCGGTCAGACCTTCACCGAGATCGGGTAGGGAGAACCGCTTCATCGCCGTCCCTCCCCACCGGTCACAGGCCGGGCATCGGCCCTGCCCACAGCGGAGGCCGAGGACCGACGCCCCAGCGCCCGATCCACCCCGTCCAGGATCCGGTCGAGGTCCGGGAGGAAGTGGTCCTCGAGCGCCGACGCGGGGTAGGGGGTGTCGAACCCCGTCACCCGCACCGGGGCCTCTTCGAGGAGGTCGAAGCAGCGTTCGGTGATCGAGGCCGCCAGCTCGGCTCCGACCCCTCCGGAGCGTTGCGCCTCGTGCGTGATGACGAGTCGCCCGGTCTTCTCGACCGAGGCGGCGACCGCGTCGACGTCCAAGGGCGCGAGGGATCGGAGGTCGATCACCTCCAGGTCGACACCCTCGTCGGCCGCGGCCTCCGCAGCCTCGAGCGCCGTTTGGACGAGCGGACCGTAGGCGACCAACGTCGCGTCCGTGCCGGCGCGAACGGTCCGCGCACGGGTGAACGCGAGCGGATCGGCGGGGAGGTCGTCGAGGACCTCACCCTTCGTCCAGTACCGCCGCTTCGGTTCGAAGAACAGCACCGGGTCGTCGCACGCGATCGCCTGACGGATCATGGTGTGCGCGTCCTGGGGGTCCGAGCACGTCACCACGCGCAGTCCCGCCGTGTGCGCGAAGTACGCCTCCGGGGACTCGGAATGGTGCTCGACGGCGCCTATGCCTCCGCCGTACGGCACGCGGATGGTGACCGGCATGCGCACGGCGCCCTTCGTCCGGTAGTGCAGCTTCGCCAACTGCGCGACGATCTGGTCGAAGCCCGGATAGATGAACCCGTCGAACTGGATCTCGCACACCGGGCGGAAGCCTCGGAACGCCAGACCGATCGCCGCTCCGATGATCGCGGACTCCGCCAGCGGCATGTCGACGACGCGATCGGCGCCGAACTCAGCCTGGAGGCCGTCGGTCACCCGGAACACCCCGCCGAGTCGGCCGATGTCCTCGCCGAGCAACAGGACCCGGTCGTCATCGGCGAGGGCGTGGTGCAGTCCGGTGTTGATCGCCTTGCTGAGGGTGAGCGTGGTCATCGGGCACCACCGTCGAACATCGCGAGGTAGGAGCGGTACTCCTCGCGTTGCCGTTCGAGCCCGGGGTGGGCGGTGGCGTAGATCTCGTCGAAGAGCGAGAGCGGGTGAGGGGCAGGCAAGGCGAGGCAGCCCGCACGGACCCGGGCGGCCGCGGCGTCGGCGACGGACGCGACGTGGGCTCGGGCCGTCTCGTCGAGGACCCCTTCGGACTCCAGCAGACGCTCGAGACGGGTGATCGGATCCTTCGCACGCCATGACGCGACCTCGCTCTCGTCCCGGTACCGCGTCGGATCGTCCGAGGTGGTGTGCGGCCCCATGCGGTAGGTGACGGCCTCGATGAAGGTCGGCCCACCACCGGAACGTGCGCGGTCGACGGCGATCCGCATCGCCGCCGTCACGGCGAGCACGTCGTTGCCGTCGACCCGCATGCTCGGCACCCCGAAGCCCGGTGCCCGGTCCGCGATGGGGCGCTGGGCCTGCAGCCCGACGGGCTCGGAGATCGCGTACTGGTTGTTCTGGCAGAAGAAGACCACGGGTGCCTGGAAGCTCGCGGCCAGCACCAGCGCCTCGTTCACGTCGCCCTGACTCGTCGCTCCGTCGCCGAAGTAGGCCACGGCCACCGCGTCGGACCCGTCGCGCTGACAGCCCATCGCATAGCCCGTCGCATGGAGCGTCTGGGCACCGATGATGACCGCCGGCGTCGCCATGCCGACCGCGAACGGATCCCAGCCCGACAGCGCGGTCCCCCGCCACATCGCCATCAGTTGGTCGAGTTCGACGCCCCGGCAGTAGGCGACGGCCTGTTCGCGGTAGCTCGTGAAGACGAAGTCCCCGCGCCGCAGGACCCGCGCAGACCCCACCTGGGCGGCCTCCTGCCCGAGCGACGGTGGCCACAGACCGATCTCGCCCTGCCGTTGCAGAGCCGTCGCCTCCGTGTCGATGCGACGCGTGACGACCATGTCCTCGTAGAGCGCGAGCAGCTCGGCGTGACCGAGGTCGGCGACGAAGAGGTCGTAGAGGGCGTCCTCCTGACGGACGCCGTCCGGATCGAGGAGCTGGACGCACCCCTGGTCGACCGGGACCGGTTCGCGTGCATCACCGCCCCGCTCGTCGGAATCCTGCGGGAATTGGGTGTGAGTCTCCATCGACACGATGCACGCCGCCTTGAGTTCGGTGACCTCACGGCGGTGCCTCGTGAGCGATGCCGTGCCCTCGCGTCATCGCGAGGTGGTCCGAGGCTACGCCGGATCACCCTGGCGCTCAACCGTCGACACTCCGCGCAACGGCGAACGCCCGCCCCGCGGAAGCGGGACGGGCGTTCGGATACAGCTGGTGAGACCTAGCCTTCGGCCGGGGCCTCAGGGCCCTCGCTGGCAGCGTCGCTGCCGTGCGTGTCGGCCTCATCGGCGACGACCGGAGCGAGCGAGAGCTTGCCGCGGTCGTCGATCTTCGTGATCTCGACGAGGATCTTCTGGCCGACGCCGAGCACGTCTTCGACGTTCTCCACACGCTTGCCACCGGCGAGCTTGCGGACCTCGGAGATGTGCAGCAGGCCGTCCTTGCCCGGGAGCAGCGAGACGAACGCGCCGAACGCGGCGATCTTGACGACGGTTCCGAGGAACTGCTCGCCGACCTCCGGGTTGGTGGGGTTCGCGATCGCGTTGACCTGGGCACGAGCGGCCTCGGCCGACGGACCGTCGACGGCGCCGATGTAGACGGTGCCGTCCTCCTCGATGGAGATGTCGGCGCCGGTCTCGTCCTGGATCGAGTTGATCGTCTTGCCCTTCGGGCCGATCAGCTCGCCGATCTTGTCGACGGGGATCTGGACGCTGATGACGCGAGGCGCGGTCGGCGCCATCTCGTCGGGAGCGTCGATCGCCGCGTTCAGCACGGAGAGGATCGTCGTGCGGGCGTCCTTTGCCTGCTGGAGCGCACCGGTCAGGACCGAGGTCGGGATGCCGTCGAGCTTCGTGTCGAGCTGGATGGCCGTGACGAACTCGGAGGTACCGGCGACCTTGAAGTCCATGTCGCCCAGGGCGTCTTCGGCGCCGAGGATGTCGGTGAGCGCCGCGTAGCGGGTCTCACCGTCGACGACGTCCGAGATGAGGCCCATGGCGATACCGGCGACGGGTGCGCGGAGCGGCACACCGGCGTTCAGCAGCGACAGGGTCGAGGCGCAGACGGAACCCATCGAGGTCGAACCGTTGGACCCCAGGGCCTCGGAGACCTGACGGATCGCGTAGGGGAACTCCTCGCGGCTCGGCAGCACCGGCACGAGTGCACGCTCGGCGAGGAAGCCGTGCCCGATCTCGCGACGCTTCGGCGAACCGACCCGGCCGGTCTCACCGGTCGAGTAGGGCGGGAAGTTGTAGTGGTGCAGGTAGCGCTTCTTCGTGACGGGCGACAGCGAGTCGATCTGCTGCTCCATCTTGAGCATGTTCAGCGTGGTGACACCCAGGATCTGGGTCTCGCCGCGCTGGAAGATCGCGGAACCGTGGACGCGCGGGATGACCTGCACCTCGGCGTCGAGCGGACGGATGTCGGTCAGGCCGCGGCCGTCGATGCGGATGCCCTCGCGGAGGACACGACCGCGCATGACGACCTTCGAGACGGACTTGTAGGCCGCCGAGAACTGGGTGAGTACCTCGGCGTCGAGCGAACCGGCCTCGACGCGCTCGGTGATCTCCGCCTTGACGCGGTCCTTGAGGGCGTCGTCGGCGTTCTGGCGCTCGATCTTGTCGGCGATCTGGTAGACGTTCACCAGTTCGTCGTGTGCGAGACCGGCGACGGCGTCGTAGCTCTCCTGCGTGTACGGGAGGAACACGGGGTAGGCCGCGATCTCCTTGGCCGCCTGAGCGGCGAGTTCGCTCTGCGCCTTGACGAGCTGCTTGAGGAACGGCTTGGAGGCCTCGAGGCCGGCCGCGACGACCGCCTCGTCGGGCTTCGTGGCGCCGCCCTTGATGAGGTTCCAGCTGTTCTCGGTGGCTTCCGCCTCGACCATCATGATCGCGACGTCTTCGTTGCCGTTGGCGTCGGTCACGATGCGACCGGCGACGATGATGTCGAAGACGGCCTCCTCGAGCTGGTCGACCTTCGGGAAGGCGACCCACTGGTCGGCCTCGCCGGCCTGGCCGGGGATCAGCGCGAGACGGACGGCGCCGATCGGACCGGAGAACGGCAGACCCGAGATCTGGGTGGACATCGACGCCGCGTTGATCGCGAGGGCGTCGTAGAACTCACCCGGAGCGATCGAGAGGACGGTGATGACGATCTGGACCTCGTTGCGGAGGCCGGTGACGAACGACGGGCGCAGCGGCCGGTCGATGAGGCGGCAGACGAGGATCGCCTCGGTCGAGGGGCGGCCCTCACGACGGAAGAACGAACCGGGGATCTTGCCGGCGGCGTAGGAGCGCTCCTCGACGTCCACCGTGAGGGGGAAGAAGTCGAAGTTGTCCTTGGGGTGCTTTCCGGCCGAGGTGGCCGAGAGGAGCATGGTCTCCTCGTCGAGGTACGCGGCGATCGCGCCCTGTGCCTGCTGCGCGAGGCGGCCGGCTTCGAACCGGACCGTGCGCTTGCCGAACTTGCCGTTGTCGAGAACGGCCTCGGCGAACTTGATTTCTGGACCTTCCACAGGTCTCTCCTTCGTACGTGTGCGCTCCCGTCGAGTGACGGGCCGCGCGTCCCGAATGGACGCGCCGTCGAGCGCGGTCGTGCATGATGCAGCGCGCAACACAGCCGCAGTACTTGCTCAAGCCGCCCGGTCTTCCGGGACTTGGCTGGCCACCAGTAGAACACCACCCGCGGATCGCGAGGGATACACCACCGAGGACCAGCTTCCTGTCAGCTGGCTGTGCGCGGAGCGGACCATCACGGTCCGCCGTCGGTCAGCCTAGCAGAGGGGGGTTCGGCGATCCCCGGAACGACACGGATCCTCAGGTGATGGGCGGGGTGCCAGGAGCGTCGGGAGACGCCGCGCGCCGACGGTCACGTCCCCACGACACGAGCAGGAGGACCATCGCGACGGCCGCTCCGAGGAGGGTGTCGAGCACGCGCTCTCCCACGATCGCGAGCACCGGTTGCGTCGACGAGGACGTGCTGATGATGAGCACGAGCGGCGTGATGAAGACGAGCGCCAACGCGTAGTGCCGGATGACGACGAGCTCGATCGTGAACTGCAGGGCGGCGAGCACGAGCGCGAGGATGTAGCCGTGCGGCTGGAGCGAGGCCACGGCGAGGAAGATCCCGGCGCCGACGACCGTCCCGAGCACGCGGTGCACGCCGCGTGTCGCGCTCAGGGTGCGCGAGTGCCCGACGCTGAGGATCGCGACGGCGGACCCCGCGATCCAGTACCCGTGACCGAGGCCGAGGACCGCTCCGAGGGTCGCACTGATCGCGAGCGCGACCGTGAGGCGGGTCGCGATCCGGCGGTCGGTCGCGCTCAGCCGGTACTCGGGGAACAGCACGCGCATCGGCGTCGGCTTCCCCGCGCCGCGGCGGATGGCCGGCACGAGCAACGGCGCGACGACCACCAGCGAGGCGAAGGCGGAACCGGCCGCCACGAGCAGGATGACCAGTCCGCCGTCGAGCCCGGCGCCGCCGATCGGGACGGGCGCGGTCAGGTGGCCGGCGATGCCGAACACGAGGATGAAGAACAGCGCGCCCGGAGGGCCGAGGACGATGCCCTGCACCAGCCAGATCACCACCGACCCGACGACGATGAGGCCGATCGCGGTCAGCGGCCGAGAACCCGACATCGCGACACCCAGCGCCGCGGCCGTGACGAGTCCTGCTCCGATGAGCGGCAGCACCCGCAGACGGTCCCGGCGGCTGAGCGGCGCGCAGTAGAGCGCGGTGAACGCCCCGAGGCCGGTGAGCAGGCCGAGCGGCGTGAGTCCGAAGAACGTCGCGACCGCGACCGGCACGGCCATCGCGATCGCAGCCGTGAGGGCTGCCGGCCAGCGCTTGGGCGATGGCGCGAAGCTGATCAGCGAGGTCTTCAGACCGCGTTCAGCCATCCGGTCCTCCGCTCTCGTGCAACCATCCAACGCTACGCCATCCTGAGCCCGGCGCTCGGGCCCCCGTCGTCGCGCGGGCCGCCCCGGGCTACGCTGGTGCGAACCCCAGGAGGTGACGTTGACGCATCCCGCGCCGGCAGCCGCTCGCCCGAAGCAGCGGGTCCCGTTCTGGGACAACGCCCGTTTCGCGTGCATCACGCTCGTGGTCATGGGCCATGCGATCCAGCGCCTGACCTCCGAGTCCGACCCCGCGCTCGTCGTGTACCTGTTCCTCTACGCCTTCCACATGCCGGCGTTCGCGATCATCAGCGGGTACTTCTCGAAGTCGGCCCCTCCCGGACGACGACAGATGCGTCGGGTGATCACGGACATCCTCCTGCCCTACCTGATCATGGAGGGGATCTGGTCCCTCGTGCAGTTCCTCGTCGAGGGCAAGCGCGCGTTCAACCCGACCCAACCGTCGTGGACCCTCTGGTTCCTCCTCGCGCTCGGCATCTTCCGCCTCGTCCTGCCCTATCTCGCGCTCCTGCGCTGGCCATTGCTCTGGAGCGTCGTGATCTCGATCGGCGTCGGTTACCTCGACAACGTCGACAGCACGTTCTCACTCTCGCGCGCACTCGGGATCCTCCCGTTCTTCGTGCTCGGGTGGCAGATCAACCGCTGGCGGCTCGTGGACCGCTGGCGTCTCGTCCGCACGAGGGCCTGGTGGATCCGGATCGCCGCCGCCGCCGTCCTCATCGTGTGGGCGGTCGTCCTCGTCGTCGGGATCGACCTGTGGCGGCGCATCGACCTGCGCTACTGGTTCTTCTACGACCGGGGGTACACCGCGCTCGGCAACGAGGACGGGACGGGCGGCCTGGTGCGACTCGCGGCGATCCTGCTGGCCGTCGTCCTCACCGCGGCGTTCTTCGTGCTCGTCCCCCGCGGCCAGTCGTGGATCACCCGGTATGGCCAGTCGACGATGTACGTCTACCTGCTGCACTCCTTCGTGCTCTACCCCCTGCGTGAGTCGGGCGTCCTCTCCGACACGGGCAACCCGGAGCTCGTGCTCCTCGGCCTGCTGGTGCTGTCGGTCCTGATCGTCATCGTGCTCTCCAGCGGACCCGTGCGGCGCATCACGAGACCGCTCATCGAACCCCGGGCGGCGTTCATCTTCAGCCGCAAGCGGGCCTTCGACCCGGAGCCCCCTCGGAGCGACCCGACCGGGTCGCGCCGCGACGTCACGAGGTGACGAGGACGACCTTCCCACGGACGTGACCGTCGATGAGGTGGCGGTAGGCGTCGACGACCCGCTCGATGGGCCACACGCTGTCGATGGGGAGGACGATCTCACCCCGCGCGATCGACTCGCCGAGCGCTGCCAGCTCGTCGAGCGTCGCGTCCTGTCCACCGACGCCGCGGAACCCGTGCTCGGCGGCGAAGGGCCGGTCCGCGATCGTGTTGACCCGCTCCGGCGCGACGCCGAGGTCGCGCGCCAGCTCGAGGGTCGACCGGCCGTGCGTGTCGATGACGGCGGTGATCCCGCCAGGGGCCGCCTCGAGGACACGCTCGCGTAGCCCGTCGCCGTACTGGACGGGGATGATGCCGAGACCGCGGAGGAACTCCTGATTGGCCGCGCCGGCGGTGCCGAGCACGACCGCGCCCGTCCGCCTGGCGAGCTGTGCCGCGAGCACGCCGACCCCGCCGGCCGCAGCACTCACGAGCACCGTGTCCGGCTGCTGGACGCCGACGGCGGCGACCGACGCGATGGCCGCGCGTCCCGCGATGTCGAGGGCGCCGGCCTGCTCGATGGTGAGACCGTCCGGCACATGATGGAGGATGCCGGCCGGAGCGATGAGGAAGTCCGCCTGGGCGTGGAAGCGGTGTCCGCCGTAGACGTGGTCGCCCGTCGCGAATCCCTGGACGCCGCTCCCCACGCCGTCCACCACCCCGGCGAAGTCGTTGCCGTTCCCGCTCGGGACGTCCCGGCCGAAGGAGGCGAGCGCTTCGGGTGATGCCGCGAGCTTGTGGTCGACGGGGTTGAGCCCTGCGACGAGGACACGGACTCGGACCTCGTCGTGGCCGGGCACCGGGATGTCGCCCTCGACGAGGTGGAACACCTCGGGACCACCGAACCGGTCGAACCGCACGAACCTCGCCATGATGCCTCCTCTGCCGGCTCCCGCCGACCTCCATGCTCACACGCTTCCCGGGCGAGGACCACCCTGGCCGCAGGGGACGTCACGCGCCGTTCACCCGGCCGAGCGAGAATCACGGGCATGGCATGGGTCGATGAGCTGCAGACGGCGATCACGGCGTGGTTGCTCGCCATCGCGACGTCCGGCTGGGTGTTCGCGGCCCTGTACCTGCTGACGGTCGCCGACGCCTTCCTGGTCGTCCTGCCGAGCGAGACCGCGGTGACGGCGCTCGGCGCGATCTCGGCGTCGAGCGGCTCGCCGGACCTCGCTCTCCTCATCGGTGTGGCGTGGGCGGGTGCCGTGACCGGCGACGTGTCCTGCTACCTCCTCGGACGACGGATCGGGACCACACGGTTCGCCTGGATGCGGCGCCCGCGGGTCGCGGGCGCGATCGGACGTGCGGGCGTCGCGCTCGAGCGCCGCGCCGCTGCAGCCATCCTCACCGCGCGCTACATCCCGTTCGCGCGCATCGCGGTCAACCTCGTCGCCGGGGCGAGTGGGCTCCGCCCCCGTCGGTATCTTCCGATCACCGTCCTCGCAGGGCTCGCCTGGGCACTGTGGAACGTGGGCGTCGGAGCCGTCGTCGGCCGGTTCCTCCCGGATCAGCCGGTACTCGCGACCGCCGTCTCGATCGTCGTCGCCGTCGGCCTGGGCGTGACCGTCGACCGCATCAGCGCAGCCCTGGCCGCACGACGGCGACGGACACGGGCGTCACTCGACGAGCTCGCCCCGCGCCTTCTTGCCGACGATGGAATGCCGGCGGCTGTAGGCGAAGTAGATGATGAAGCCGAGCGCCAGCCAGACGAGGAACCGCACCCAGGTGAGCGTCGTCAGGTTGAGCATGAGCCAGACGCAGAGCACCGCTGAGAGGATCGGGAGGAACGGCGACCACGGGACGCGGAACGCGCGTGGCAGCTTCGGGTACTTCTTCCGCAGCACGATCACCGCGATGCTGACGAGCACGAACGCGGAGAGCGTCCCGATGTTGATCATCTCTTCGAGGATGCCCACGTCGGTCAGGCCGGCGATCAGCGCGACGAGCGCGCCGACGATGAGCTGCACCCGCACGGGTGTCTTGCGCTTCTCGGAGGTGACGCTGAGCGAGCGCGGGAGCAGGCCGTCGCGGCTCATGGCGAAGACCACGCGGGCGAGGCCGAGCAGGAGCACCATGATGACGGTCGTCAGGCCGGCGAGGATGCCGATCGAGATCACCTGCGCCGCCCAGTCCGCGCCCACCGCGATGAACGCCGTCGCGAGTGAGGGGTCCTCAGCCTCGGCGAGCGTCGTGTACGGCACCATGCCGGTGAGGACGAGGCTCACGCCGACGTAGAGGACGGTCACGATGGCGAGGCCACCGAAGATGCCGCGTGGCAGGTTGCGCTGCGGGTTCTTGACCTCTTCCGCGCTCGTGGCGACGACGTCGAACCCGATGAAGGCGAAGAAGACGAGTGAGGCACCGGCGAGCAGACCGAAGACGCCGTACTGCGCGGGCGCTGCCCCCGTCATGAAGGAGAACAGCGACTGCGACCAGGCGTCGGACGCCCCGCCCTTCGTCGGGACCTCGTCGGGGATGAACGGCGTGTAGTTCGCCGCCTTGACGAAGAAGGCGCCGACGACGATGACGAAGATGACGATCGCGACCTTGATGATCGTGAAGACGCTCGCGACACGCGAGGACAGCTTCGTCCCGAGGACGAGCAGGGTGGTGAAGATCGCGACGATGACGAACGCGCCCCAGCTGACCTTGAGCCCGAAGACGTCGAGCTCGCTCGGCACGTCCCAGCCCCAGAGCAGGAAGACGTTGCTGAGGTAGATGCCCCAGTACTTGGCGATGACGGCGGCCGCCGTGAGCATCTCCAGGATGAGGTCCCATCCGATGATCCACGCGAGGAGCTCACCGAGGGTGGCGTAGGTGAAGGTGTAGGCGGAGCCGGCGACGGGCACCGTGGAGGCGAACTCCGCGTAGCACATGATGGCGAGGGCACAGGTGACGGCCGCGAGGATGAACGCGAGCGACACGGACGGGCCCGCGTAGTTGCCCGCAGCCTTGGCTCCGACGGAGAAGATGCCGGCACCGACCGCGACCGCGACACCCATGATCATGAGATCCCAGGTGCCGAGGGTGCGCTTCAGACTGCGCCCTTCGACGCTGGAATCCGCGAGGGAGTCCTCGATGCTCTTCGTCCGCCAGATGCTCATGGTGCTCCTTGCCGTGGTGCGGTACCTCGTGGCCTCGCTCGAAGCCGACTCTCGACCTTGCCAGATGAGCAGGCCGAGGTCGAGTCGCAGACGGGATGTTCTCCAGCTGCCGGGTTCCTGGTACAACACGAACGGGCCGCCATCCCGGAGGATGACGGCCCGTCACGAAGAAGCTCGCGGTGTCAGCGCCCTTCGACAGGCTCAGGGACCGTGGGTCTCGTGAGCTGGCGGAGGGTTCAGAGTGCTGCCTAGCGGCGGAGTCCGAGGCGCTCGATCAGCGAGCGGTAGCGCTCGATGTCGACGGCCTGGAGGTAGCCGAGGAGGCGGCGACGCTGTCCGACCAGGAGCAGCAGGCCACGACGCGAGTGGTGGTCGTGCTTGTGCTCCTTGAGGTGCTCGGTGAGGTCCTTGATGCGGCGGGTCATGACCGCCACCTGGACCTCGGGGGATCCGGTGTCACCTGGGTGGGTTGCGTACTCTTCGATGATCGCCTTCTTACGGTCTCCTTCAAGCGCCATAGTGGTGATCCCCTCTCTGTTCGTTGCGCGGTGCCCGTCGCCTGATGCGTGGGCTCTCTTGATCCGCGGCCGTTCGACGGCAACCTTGTGATTCTAGCAGGTTCAGAGCGTGGGAGGTTCGCGATGCGTCGAGCGCCGCTTCGCGTTCGCCCGTTCCTCCGCTTCGCTGGCTGCGACCCGGCGTCGGCGACGCAGCACGAGGATGAGGGCGAGCGCGATGAGGTCCAGGACCAGGAAGGCGAGGAGCAACCAGACCCAGAGCGGCGGTCCGGCACCGGCGTTCGGCGCGGGTTCAGCCGCCGCCTCGGCCGCCTCGGCGGTCGTCGTGGAGTCGTAGACGAGCCGGACGGGGTCGCCGAGCGTGGCCCCGCCGTCGGCGTTCGTCGACACGAGGGCGAGGGTGATGTCGTACTCCCCCGCATCCGCGCCGCGAAGCCACTGGGTCATGTTGATCCTGGTGGACCATCCGCCGTCGCTCCCGATCTCGATCGGCTGCCCGTCGAAGCGGAACTCGGTCGCCCCCGTCCCGCCGGTGGACTGCAGGTCGCACGACGCATCATCGGCCGTGGAGCTGCTGAAGCAGGCCTTCGCCGAGTCGTAGAGGTCGATCGAGCGCCAGTAGGACAGCAC
This region includes:
- a CDS encoding dihydrolipoamide acetyltransferase family protein, with the protein product MKRFSLPDLGEGLTESELVSWRVAVGDHVELNQVIAEVETAKALVELPAPTAGVVTRLHVEPGTTVLVGEALVDFAPDGETAPPPSVPEADRAEVDRPSGAADREPVLVGYGPRTASGERPRRRARSAGDDTPAPAHTAPVPERSRPRATPPVRRLARDLGVDLGTLVGTGVGGRIAREEVERAATGLSGQLPERARGAGAAPAGTPEAPATAADGSVRRPITGVRRRTAEAMVNSAFTAPHVTEFLTVDVTPTMSLLDALARSPRTGDHRVNILTVLAKAVCIAVRRTPAVNASWDEAAGEIVEYGHVGLGIAAATPRGLLVPNIARAEELSLFELADAVADLVRTAREGRTAPAELRGGTITISNVGVFGVDAGTPILNPGEAAIIALGAVRRRPWEFEGQVVLRQVVTLSLSFDHRLIDGEQGSRFLVDLGTMLSDPAMVLTMV
- a CDS encoding alpha-ketoacid dehydrogenase subunit beta, translating into MTTLTLSKAINTGLHHALADDDRVLLLGEDIGRLGGVFRVTDGLQAEFGADRVVDMPLAESAIIGAAIGLAFRGFRPVCEIQFDGFIYPGFDQIVAQLAKLHYRTKGAVRMPVTIRVPYGGGIGAVEHHSESPEAYFAHTAGLRVVTCSDPQDAHTMIRQAIACDDPVLFFEPKRRYWTKGEVLDDLPADPLAFTRARTVRAGTDATLVAYGPLVQTALEAAEAAADEGVDLEVIDLRSLAPLDVDAVAASVEKTGRLVITHEAQRSGGVGAELAASITERCFDLLEEAPVRVTGFDTPYPASALEDHFLPDLDRILDGVDRALGRRSSASAVGRADARPVTGGEGRR
- a CDS encoding VOC family protein, with translation MVTYTDVFSGFSVDDIDAARAFYRDVLGLTVTDNAMGFLDVALPAGGSVLVYGKPDHTPASFTVLNLVVDDIDTAVDELQARGVVTKLYPDDVLPTDAKGIMRGNGPDIAWFTDPAGNVLSVLVD
- the pdhA gene encoding pyruvate dehydrogenase (acetyl-transferring) E1 component subunit alpha; protein product: METHTQFPQDSDERGGDAREPVPVDQGCVQLLDPDGVRQEDALYDLFVADLGHAELLALYEDMVVTRRIDTEATALQRQGEIGLWPPSLGQEAAQVGSARVLRRGDFVFTSYREQAVAYCRGVELDQLMAMWRGTALSGWDPFAVGMATPAVIIGAQTLHATGYAMGCQRDGSDAVAVAYFGDGATSQGDVNEALVLAASFQAPVVFFCQNNQYAISEPVGLQAQRPIADRAPGFGVPSMRVDGNDVLAVTAAMRIAVDRARSGGGPTFIEAVTYRMGPHTTSDDPTRYRDESEVASWRAKDPITRLERLLESEGVLDETARAHVASVADAAAARVRAGCLALPAPHPLSLFDEIYATAHPGLERQREEYRSYLAMFDGGAR
- a CDS encoding polyribonucleotide nucleotidyltransferase, with protein sequence MEGPEIKFAEAVLDNGKFGKRTVRFEAGRLAQQAQGAIAAYLDEETMLLSATSAGKHPKDNFDFFPLTVDVEERSYAAGKIPGSFFRREGRPSTEAILVCRLIDRPLRPSFVTGLRNEVQIVITVLSIAPGEFYDALAINAASMSTQISGLPFSGPIGAVRLALIPGQAGEADQWVAFPKVDQLEEAVFDIIVAGRIVTDANGNEDVAIMMVEAEATENSWNLIKGGATKPDEAVVAAGLEASKPFLKQLVKAQSELAAQAAKEIAAYPVFLPYTQESYDAVAGLAHDELVNVYQIADKIERQNADDALKDRVKAEITERVEAGSLDAEVLTQFSAAYKSVSKVVMRGRVLREGIRIDGRGLTDIRPLDAEVQVIPRVHGSAIFQRGETQILGVTTLNMLKMEQQIDSLSPVTKKRYLHHYNFPPYSTGETGRVGSPKRREIGHGFLAERALVPVLPSREEFPYAIRQVSEALGSNGSTSMGSVCASTLSLLNAGVPLRAPVAGIAMGLISDVVDGETRYAALTDILGAEDALGDMDFKVAGTSEFVTAIQLDTKLDGIPTSVLTGALQQAKDARTTILSVLNAAIDAPDEMAPTAPRVISVQIPVDKIGELIGPKGKTINSIQDETGADISIEEDGTVYIGAVDGPSAEAARAQVNAIANPTNPEVGEQFLGTVVKIAAFGAFVSLLPGKDGLLHISEVRKLAGGKRVENVEDVLGVGQKILVEITKIDDRGKLSLAPVVADEADTHGSDAASEGPEAPAEG